From a region of the Helianthus annuus cultivar XRQ/B chromosome 5, HanXRQr2.0-SUNRISE, whole genome shotgun sequence genome:
- the LOC110941118 gene encoding AT-hook motif nuclear-localized protein 20: MSNRWWTGQVNVAGVETSSAGSGHSPVIKKPDLGISMNENNTASEEDERDNNSDDPREGAIDPSNRRPRGRPPGSKNKPKPPIFVTRDSPNALRSHVMEVASGTDVAESIAQFSRKRQRGVCVMSASGTVMNVTLRQPSAPGSVMTLQGRFEILSLTGAFLPGPAPPGSTGLTIYLAGGQGQVVGGSVVGSLVASGPVMVIAATFSNATYERLPVEEEEEADSVAPGLAAGGSPPRLGNMGDPTQMGVYNMQPNMIPNGGGQMNHDQAFGWAHGRPPY; this comes from the coding sequence ATGTCGAACCGATGGTGGACCGGTCAAGTCAACGTAGCTGGGGTGGAAACATCATCAGCCGGTTCTGGTCATTCTCCAGTGATCAAGAAACCAGATCTCGGTATATCGATGAACGAGAACAACACAGCAAGTGAAGAAGATGAACGAGATAATAATAGTGATGATCCAAGGGAAGGTGCTATTGACCCATCGAACCGCAGGCCAAGAGGCCGGCCTCCAGGGTCCAAAAACAAGCCAAAACCGCCTATCTTCGTGACTCGAGACAGCCCCAACGCGCTCCGTAGCCATGTCATGGAGGTGGCTAGTGGGACGGATGTAGCGGAGAGCATAGCGCAGTTTAGTCGAAAAAGACAGCGAGGTGTTTGTGTTATGAGTGCTAGTGGGACAGTTATGAATGTAACCTTAAGACAGCCTTCTGCACCTGGTTCAGTCATGACTTTACAAGGCCGGTTCGAGATATTATCATTAACTGGAGCTTTTTTACCCGGTCCAGCCCCACCTGGATCAACTGGGCTCACTATATATCTAGCTGGTGGTCAGGGTCAGGTGGTGGGTGGGAGTGTGGTTGGGTCTTTAGTAGCTTCTGGACCGGTTATGGTCATAGCCGCAACGTTTTCTAATGCTACTTATGAACGATTGCCGGttgaagaagaggaggaagccGATAGTGTGGCACCAGGGCTAGCTGCTGGTGGATCACCGCCGCGGCTCGGGAATATGGGTGATCCCACTCAGATGGGGGTTTACAATATGCAGCCTAATATGATCCCTAATGGAGGTGGACAGATGAACCATGATCAAGCTTTTGGTTGGGCTCATGGCAGGCCTCCATACTAG